In the genome of Pelmatolapia mariae isolate MD_Pm_ZW linkage group LG4, Pm_UMD_F_2, whole genome shotgun sequence, the window TGCCAGAGACGGGCTCTGGGGGGCCTGAGTGGATGGAGCTGGAGGCCCGTGGGCGGGTGAGGATGGAGAGGCGAAGGCCAGACTTTGAACCACACTGACTGTCACAGTAGGAGACGACAGTCCTGCAGAAGAAGATATCCATGAAGTAAAACACCAACAAGTGCCAAGTGAAGGTTGAGACGTGTCAACCTACATCCAAGTCAAGTTACATCCTTTCATCCATCCATGATGCACTcagcatttcttcttcagtcacctttctcactcactatgtgttaatagacctctctgcattgaatcatacttgttattaatctctgtctctcttccacagcatgtctttatcctgtcttccttctctcaaccaatcacagcagatggccccgcccctccctgagcctggttctgccggaggtttcctgttaaaagggagtttttccttcccactgtgcttgctcatagggggtcatatgattgttgggtttctctgtatgtattattgtaggatgtaccgtacaatataaagcaccttgaggcgactgttgttgtgatttggcgctgtagaaataaaattgaattgaattgaatcatatcatccatccattctaaTCTTCCTTTCCATATCAAGTTCCACCATACCATCACTTACAAACACGACTGAGATACTTCTATCTAGCAAATCTGCAAATTTGCAATAGTAccaagttagagaggcaaggcttaGCTGATCTGCACATGTGCAGAGGCGAGAGAGTGGATATTTGGCGaaaagatgatgaagatggagctgccaggtaggagaaaaagaggaagacgtGCAGAGGGTTAGTATGAGAGAAGAGGATGCTGGGACAGAGTgaggtggaggcagatgatccactgtggagACCACTAAAGGGAGCacccaaaagaaaaagaaccaaGACCCAGGAAAGCTTCTAAGTCCAAATCAAAAAGTCCAAAGTCCAAAAGTCCCAGTCTCAAGCTCTGTCTAGAAATAAAAGACCAGCAAGTCTCAAAGTAAGTACAACATGCCCCTACTCCAAGCCCAGAACCAAAGTTCCAGTTTCTCTTTCATCCAAGTGAAACCAGAGGGCGTAGTAACAGATCACAAGTCAAAGAAAGTAGGACTTGCATGTTTCATCTATAGTCAAATCAGAATTCAGTCAGTTACTGAGCCCACATTTCCTTAAGAAGCAGAATCTGCGGGTTTTATAATGTTACAGCGTATTAGTGAGGTGTGAGTATCTTACCCTGTGAAGCCAGCAGACTGTGCCGGACAGGTTTTGGGGCAACAGCAGGTTTTGGGGAGAGAGGAGGTTTAATGGGGGAACCAGTTGCTGGACTGGCTGGCCTCTCCACGTTGGTCTCACTAATCCTCAGACTGACCTCCGGGTTCAGGGATGGAGGCCTCCTGCTGCCAGACTCAGGCTCGGTGGCCCCTGCTCCCTCTCTGCTGGGGGACCCTTCTCCCTGCTCCTTGTCTTTGGGTTTGTGTCGGCGCTTCACCGTGTCCGACTCCTTCAGATTAAACTCCGGCACCTCCAGATTCTTGGCCGCTGGCTTATCAGGAGGCTCCAGCACGGCCTCAGCCCTGGGCGGACCTGGAGCTTTGGGCCTCTGTTTGATGGTCAGGTTGCCCTCTTCGGCGAAGGGGATGCACTCGCTGGAGCTGTTCTGAGGTGACGAGGAGCGTTCCAGTCCATGACCGTTTGACTCTTCTTCCTCGGAGTCTGATTTGACCCCTCGGTCCTGCTTAGTGCTGCCGTTGTTCTCGGTGGAAACACACTGGCTCTTCACCCTCCTCCTTACTCCTGCAGCCTCGGAGCTGAGGGAGGGAGATGGAGCCTCATGCCGCACAATATCTGGTGTGGACCCTGAGCTGCTCTTCCCCTCTGCGCCGCTTTCCAGGGAAGCTGCGATGCTGCGCACGCTCCCCGGACTGTCAGTCACTATGCCGCCAGAGGACGAAGTCGTGCTGCTGTCGCTTAGCTCGCCACTGGTGGTGCTGCTCACTGAGCTCAGTCTCtttgggggaggaggagggggaccTTTTTTCCGGGCACGGACAGCAAATGACTGACTGCGTCCCACGCTGCCATTTTTGTCTGGCTGCAGTCGAGCCAGCTGGTTGCGGCCGGGCTTGCGCGTCAAAGTGGCGTAAGATGGCACGTTTCCAGCACGCATCAGCTCCTCATCGTCCTCATCGGGCTCTCCGTCTGACAGAGCGTAGCGGGTCATGCTCTGGGTGCGCTTGTTGGGTGGTGTCAGGGTCATAGCGTGGTTCTGGTGCCTGGGAGACGAGTTCAGGTCTGTGGAACCGCACTGAGAGTACAGGTAACTGAACCCCTTTAGGGTTGGGGAGCCATGAGGGGAGGTGCCTTGGGATCCAGGCAGTTTGGGCTTTGCTGGGATGGCCGGGTACTTGAACACAGTGGCCGTACCCAGAGGAACCTGTTTTGGCAGAGGCTGCTGCTGTAGGGGCCTCTGGTCCCATCCCTCAGGAAGATTCCTCTCCTTGGCGGGGCTGCCCTCCAGGCTCTCCTGGGACCAGTTCTGGGGGGTGATGGAGGCTGTAGGAGGCTCCTGCGAGCGTCCGGACCCTCTGGACCGGGTGTCAATGCTCTCCTGGCTCTGGGACATCCCTACCGCATTCTTGATGGCCAAACCTTCCTCGCAGCCTCCGTAGTGGCTTGACATTGCTGTCTGAAGCTCGGCGCTCAGCTCGCTGTCCTGGAAGGTCAGCATCTTCGGGGTGTGAGGCGAAGAGCATTCGCTGCCAGCGTCAGCCTCAATGGCGACCAGGTGAAGGGCTCCGGGACCTTTGCGTCGCAGCGTGCCTTGGCCTGATTCAGCCTGAAGGATCGCTCTCTGGATGTCACACAGCTTCTTAACTGCCAACATCAGCTTCTTCTGGTGGCCTGGAAGCAAATTGAATCATCAGACTCAAAACGCAGACAGAAACACAATCCACAAACTCAAAGATCCAACGAGTCCTCACCCAGCTTGGTGATGCCGATCTCCTGCAGATCCTCCCAGGTGAGGTCTTTGACGATGCTGATGGAGTCATAGCCATTTTCTGAGAGTTTTTTGTGGTACTGCGGGAGGCCGATGGCACTGAGCCACTCGCAGAGATCAGACTGTGAGAAAAGGCCacgtgagttggatcaggtgaaaAATCAGAGTACTGAGCTTATTATGCAGCGGGGTGTGCATGAAACAGCGGACAGTCTTACTGGGATGTACTCTGGCAGCCACTCGGGGATGTTCAGGTTGTTGATCTCGATGGAGATTTTCTTGCGGTGTCCTGGTTTGGTCACTCCGATGGCCGTGAGATCCTGTACACATTAAACATCAGTGAGTCACTCCACATGCAGAGCCGCATAGTCCTGAGACTGCATCTGAGACTGAGTTTATATCAGTGGTTCACAGTCAGCGTGACACGGGTGAATACTTCACTGGATTATTCAGTTAATCACAAATCAAAGAAGaatctgtttgtctgtgaaaaAAAGGTTCTGTAATTTTGATGAAAGTTTTTACATTGTGTCAAGAATATTTTCGAATTATGAAATACTCTTTAACTTTCGCTGATCTTTAGATCATTTTAAACCGGAATAAATAGTGAATTACAATTTACACATTTACAAACGTTTCGCTTCTAATTTTTCTTTctaacatttataaaaatttcTGTCACCACTGTGATGTCACCTGTTGGTTTTTGAAGCTTGTGAGCTTTTTTTTTCGGAATCAGAAACCTTTGGGCAACAAGGGGCGTGGATCTGGCAAATAATTTTTTCATGACATCTAATAGAATTCTAGAATTTTATTAGATGTTGTTAAGAAGGAGGAAGTCATCTACATAAACtaaacagtttgtgtatcaggctgtaaacacgtttgtttctgctgtaaagttttagcatgggagtctatggggactgactcactgctgcccctCCTGGGTGTTGGAGAAACTGCAGCTTTTGGTGGTTCCGCGCTAGCCTCATTTTATCAGCTCTGGAGGTTGTCACTTAAGTGAAATCACAATGCCAAAATGAGTGTAAAAAGAAAACGCAGAAGTCAAGGGAGAAGAGTACAaggatctaaaacctgcagggcgTGTTCAGGTCATTGTGAATCAGGTCCAAGTGTGCTGGGACCTGTTTATATCAGGGCTCCTCTTAGATGGAGATGAAGTTTGTTTTCCTCTGGGTTGGTTCTGATGCAGTGGGTCTAAATTTGGGTCATTCTATGTTGATACTGAGGGCGGATGACTTCAACAGAGGCTGTGCAgttcttttttaataaaggaGTGAAGGGTCACCTCAGGGGTCATCCTGCTGATGGTCGGTACATCATATCCAGCGTTCAGGAAGTTTCCGGTGTACTGTTCGAGCTGGAACTCACTCAGCCACTGATAGATGGCTTCTGCatcctaaaacacacacaggtgcGAACACACAGACATTAATTCATCAGGTGATACACGCAAGTAAGATCTTACTTCTTTTAGTTACAGCTTTTAAATAGAACCAGAGGCAAGCTCAGAGTTAGTCAGACAGCGTATATTTCCAATAATCCATCAGTGCGAGGCTCTGATCCAGGAATCAGGTTTATGTAAACTCTCAGTTTGTAAACTTTCCCACGCTGATGTGCAAATTATTGtcatgcaaaacaaaaactaacagCATGAAGTTGGTTTTAAAGTGCTGCTCTTTACCTTCCCCTCCAGCAGCTGCTGAGGACGAACAAACTGCTGGGAGAAGCTCTGCTCTGCAGGTCTCTGCACCGTCACTGTCTGCCTCCGAGGAGTCCCGCCTACACGAAGGAGACGATCAACGCAGATCAAACACACCTCAGATATGATTAACTGCAGCACCGCAAAGTGACAGGAGGTAAAATAAGGCAGGAAACTGAACAGAAGGACCAATGTAAGCTGCTCCAGAACACATCTCTGCTTCACAGACGGTGCATTACGACTTTTATCGCAATTTCAGATGTGATTTAAGACCAGTGTTAGGaagattacttttaaaatgtattccactacagattacagattacatggcccaaaatgtattttgtaacatgttccattacgttactcaaagagagtaacgtattctgaatactttggattacttaatatattatcatgctttttacaactacatgaatgtactatgcCCCTCCgcgaatcgctaccttatcgcggtggaggggtttgtgtgtcccagggatcccaggggctatgttgtctgggggctagccccctggtagggtctcccatggcaaactggtcctgggtgagggaccagacaaagagtgaTTCAGGAGACCCCTATGAAAAgaccatcgagggaacagttcaccctgcccgggatacggttaccggggccccaccctggagccaggcccaggGAGGGTCCCCGGTAACCGTGAGCGTCTGGTGGCcaggccttagtccatggggcctggCCGGGCACAGCCCAAAAAAGGGAGACGGGCGCATCttcctgcaggcccaccacccgcacGACGTACCGTAGGGGTAGGGTGCAATGTGAGTCGGGCGGCAGCCAGGAGCGGAGGTCCTGGCGGACCAATtcccggctaccaagactggcaattgggacatggaatgtcacctctctggtggggaaggagcctgagttagtgcatgAGGCtggagaggtaccggctagctatagtcgggctcacctcaaCGCATGGcctgggctctggaaccagtctcctggagaggggctggactctgtctcagtctggagttgcctcGGGTGAGAGCCGttggg includes:
- the LOC134626598 gene encoding caskin-2-like isoform X1, producing the protein MGKEQDLLQAVKSGDLLSTQKLLSKLKTNRNKLLGSTKRLNVNFQDSDGFSALHHAALTGTSELLAALLEAQATVDIKDSNGMRPLHYAAWQGKAESVLMLLRSGASVNGASLDGHIPLHLAAQYGHYEVSEMLLQHQSNPCLVNKAKKTPLDLACEFGRVKVAQLLLSSNMVVALLEGERKEPTDSAFTTPLHLAARNGHKDVIRLLLKAGMDINKTTKSGTALHEASLYGKTEVVRLLLDAGVDVNIRNTYNQTALDIVNQFTTSHASRDIKQLLRDATGVLQVRALKDYWNLHDPTALNIRAGDLITVLEQHVDGRWKGHIHDSQRGVDRVGFFPPTIVEVISRRNGGTLSRHASLPTQRQQLLSRAPLSSSLSSAPQTDDSYTLYAPPTHVVLPLPNGLTTSTAGDRNSVGSTGSVGSTRSAGSGQSTESSHAPNGLQHQASHHDNKAAPSAVDPGQSADFSRPADHPAGGTPRRQTVTVQRPAEQSFSQQFVRPQQLLEGKDAEAIYQWLSEFQLEQYTGNFLNAGYDVPTISRMTPEDLTAIGVTKPGHRKKISIEINNLNIPEWLPEYIPSDLCEWLSAIGLPQYHKKLSENGYDSISIVKDLTWEDLQEIGITKLGHQKKLMLAVKKLCDIQRAILQAESGQGTLRRKGPGALHLVAIEADAGSECSSPHTPKMLTFQDSELSAELQTAMSSHYGGCEEGLAIKNAVGMSQSQESIDTRSRGSGRSQEPPTASITPQNWSQESLEGSPAKERNLPEGWDQRPLQQQPLPKQVPLGTATVFKYPAIPAKPKLPGSQGTSPHGSPTLKGFSYLYSQCGSTDLNSSPRHQNHAMTLTPPNKRTQSMTRYALSDGEPDEDDEELMRAGNVPSYATLTRKPGRNQLARLQPDKNGSVGRSQSFAVRARKKGPPPPPPKRLSSVSSTTSGELSDSSTTSSSGGIVTDSPGSVRSIAASLESGAEGKSSSGSTPDIVRHEAPSPSLSSEAAGVRRRVKSQCVSTENNGSTKQDRGVKSDSEEEESNGHGLERSSSPQNSSSECIPFAEEGNLTIKQRPKAPGPPRAEAVLEPPDKPAAKNLEVPEFNLKESDTVKRRHKPKDKEQGEGSPSREGAGATEPESGSRRPPSLNPEVSLRISETNVERPASPATGSPIKPPLSPKPAVAPKPVRHSLLASQGLSSPTVTVSVVQSLAFASPSSPAHGPPAPSTQAPQSPSLAAGRSHIYALGPGLPPEPSMGVEVAQQRLDQTSTSLAAALKDVERKLNVGNSSDSGPSQVRSAGTILDDIGNMFDDLADQLDAMLD
- the LOC134626598 gene encoding caskin-2-like isoform X2; this encodes MGKEQDLLQAVKSGDLLSTQKLLSKLKTNRNKLLGSTKRLNVNFQDSDGFSALHHAALTGTSELLAALLEAQATVDIKDSNGMRPLHYAAWQGKAESVLMLLRSGASVNGASLDGHIPLHLAAQYGHYEVSEMLLQHQSNPCLVNKAKKTPLDLACEFGRVKVAQLLLSSNMVVALLEGERKEPTDSAFTTPLHLAARNGHKDVIRLLLKAGMDINKTTKSGTALHEASLYGKTEVVRLLLDAGVDVNIRNTYNQTALDIVNQFTTSHASRDIKQLLRDATGVLQVRALKDYWNLHDPTALNIRAGDLITVLEQHVDGRWKGHIHDSQRGVDRVGFFPPTIVEVISRRNGSSPSRLSQSGCPFEDIWVLRDSCHAGDRNSVGSTGSVGSTRSAGSGQSTESSHAPNGLQHQASHHDNKAAPSAVDPGQSADFSRPADHPAGGTPRRQTVTVQRPAEQSFSQQFVRPQQLLEGKDAEAIYQWLSEFQLEQYTGNFLNAGYDVPTISRMTPEDLTAIGVTKPGHRKKISIEINNLNIPEWLPEYIPSDLCEWLSAIGLPQYHKKLSENGYDSISIVKDLTWEDLQEIGITKLGHQKKLMLAVKKLCDIQRAILQAESGQGTLRRKGPGALHLVAIEADAGSECSSPHTPKMLTFQDSELSAELQTAMSSHYGGCEEGLAIKNAVGMSQSQESIDTRSRGSGRSQEPPTASITPQNWSQESLEGSPAKERNLPEGWDQRPLQQQPLPKQVPLGTATVFKYPAIPAKPKLPGSQGTSPHGSPTLKGFSYLYSQCGSTDLNSSPRHQNHAMTLTPPNKRTQSMTRYALSDGEPDEDDEELMRAGNVPSYATLTRKPGRNQLARLQPDKNGSVGRSQSFAVRARKKGPPPPPPKRLSSVSSTTSGELSDSSTTSSSGGIVTDSPGSVRSIAASLESGAEGKSSSGSTPDIVRHEAPSPSLSSEAAGVRRRVKSQCVSTENNGSTKQDRGVKSDSEEEESNGHGLERSSSPQNSSSECIPFAEEGNLTIKQRPKAPGPPRAEAVLEPPDKPAAKNLEVPEFNLKESDTVKRRHKPKDKEQGEGSPSREGAGATEPESGSRRPPSLNPEVSLRISETNVERPASPATGSPIKPPLSPKPAVAPKPVRHSLLASQGLSSPTVTVSVVQSLAFASPSSPAHGPPAPSTQAPQSPSLAAGRSHIYALGPGLPPEPSMGVEVAQQRLDQTSTSLAAALKDVERKLNVGNSSDSGPSQVRSAGTILDDIGNMFDDLADQLDAMLD
- the LOC134626598 gene encoding caskin-2-like isoform X3 yields the protein MGKEQDLLQAVKSGDLLSTQKLLSKLKTNRNKLLGSTKRLNVNFQDSDGFSALHHAALTGTSELLAALLEAQATVDIKDSNGMRPLHYAAWQGKAESVLMLLRSGASVNGASLDGHIPLHLAAQYGHYEVSEMLLQHQSNPCLVNKAKKTPLDLACEFGRVKVAQLLLSSNMVVALLEGERKEPTDSAFTTPLHLAARNGHKDVIRLLLKAGMDINKTTKSGTALHEASLYGKTEVVRLLLDAGVDVNIRNTYNQTALDIVNQFTTSHASRDIKQLLRDATGVLQVRALKDYWNLHDPTALNIRAGDLITVLEQHVDGRWKGHIHDSQRGVDRVGFFPPTIVEVISRRNAGDRNSVGSTGSVGSTRSAGSGQSTESSHAPNGLQHQASHHDNKAAPSAVDPGQSADFSRPADHPAGGTPRRQTVTVQRPAEQSFSQQFVRPQQLLEGKDAEAIYQWLSEFQLEQYTGNFLNAGYDVPTISRMTPEDLTAIGVTKPGHRKKISIEINNLNIPEWLPEYIPSDLCEWLSAIGLPQYHKKLSENGYDSISIVKDLTWEDLQEIGITKLGHQKKLMLAVKKLCDIQRAILQAESGQGTLRRKGPGALHLVAIEADAGSECSSPHTPKMLTFQDSELSAELQTAMSSHYGGCEEGLAIKNAVGMSQSQESIDTRSRGSGRSQEPPTASITPQNWSQESLEGSPAKERNLPEGWDQRPLQQQPLPKQVPLGTATVFKYPAIPAKPKLPGSQGTSPHGSPTLKGFSYLYSQCGSTDLNSSPRHQNHAMTLTPPNKRTQSMTRYALSDGEPDEDDEELMRAGNVPSYATLTRKPGRNQLARLQPDKNGSVGRSQSFAVRARKKGPPPPPPKRLSSVSSTTSGELSDSSTTSSSGGIVTDSPGSVRSIAASLESGAEGKSSSGSTPDIVRHEAPSPSLSSEAAGVRRRVKSQCVSTENNGSTKQDRGVKSDSEEEESNGHGLERSSSPQNSSSECIPFAEEGNLTIKQRPKAPGPPRAEAVLEPPDKPAAKNLEVPEFNLKESDTVKRRHKPKDKEQGEGSPSREGAGATEPESGSRRPPSLNPEVSLRISETNVERPASPATGSPIKPPLSPKPAVAPKPVRHSLLASQGLSSPTVTVSVVQSLAFASPSSPAHGPPAPSTQAPQSPSLAAGRSHIYALGPGLPPEPSMGVEVAQQRLDQTSTSLAAALKDVERKLNVGNSSDSGPSQVRSAGTILDDIGNMFDDLADQLDAMLD